Proteins from a single region of Haloterrigena alkaliphila:
- a CDS encoding zinc-ribbon domain-containing protein, translated as MGGDHRSGGHAGTARYCSNCGTDIEPSTNYCPSCGAATGNAAGRSTDSTAPDRSWTAGRTDRGDGTDRERLERRIATALEEGWELERDFGDHAVLIKRSLGSAGVHALIALFTIWFTMGIGNALYAGYKYFGDVERTVVRPESGARMGSVSADDSVSAQADATANGSASAGSYSVGRIFVVGLLWLFGLALLLEGSLLASGFGLLLLVTGAAMSPSVRRRIRDREPITTTGRTRSVEETVVRSPERPCAVCHDSIAEGIERRYRERVRLLGVSIVTTDRGANYYCHTCAGLGSITRDRGDGSENETETADAAATTETGTKTEETGAETERSAAEPTETNAGTD; from the coding sequence ATGGGCGGCGACCATCGTTCGGGAGGGCACGCCGGGACCGCGCGATACTGTTCGAACTGCGGCACCGACATCGAGCCGTCGACGAACTACTGTCCGAGCTGCGGCGCCGCGACCGGGAACGCTGCCGGACGGTCGACCGATAGCACCGCACCCGATCGGAGCTGGACCGCCGGGAGAACCGATCGCGGCGACGGCACGGATCGCGAGCGTCTCGAGCGCCGGATCGCGACGGCCCTCGAGGAGGGGTGGGAGCTCGAGCGCGACTTCGGCGATCACGCCGTGTTGATCAAGCGGTCGCTCGGATCGGCCGGCGTGCACGCGCTCATCGCCCTGTTCACGATCTGGTTCACGATGGGGATCGGAAACGCCCTCTACGCGGGCTACAAGTACTTCGGCGACGTGGAGCGGACGGTCGTCCGGCCGGAGTCGGGCGCTCGGATGGGGTCAGTGTCGGCCGACGACTCGGTATCGGCTCAGGCCGACGCGACCGCGAACGGCTCCGCGTCCGCCGGCTCCTACTCGGTCGGACGGATCTTCGTGGTCGGCCTCCTCTGGCTGTTCGGCCTGGCGTTGCTCCTCGAGGGGTCGCTGCTCGCGAGCGGATTCGGCCTGCTCCTCCTCGTGACGGGCGCGGCGATGTCACCGTCGGTTCGCCGGCGGATTCGCGACCGGGAGCCGATCACGACGACCGGCCGGACGCGATCGGTCGAGGAGACCGTGGTTCGCTCGCCCGAGCGGCCGTGTGCCGTCTGCCACGACTCGATAGCGGAGGGAATCGAACGCCGGTACCGCGAGCGGGTCAGGCTCCTCGGCGTCTCGATCGTGACCACCGATCGCGGTGCGAACTACTACTGTCACACCTGTGCCGGGCTCGGGTCGATCACTCGCGACCGCGGGGACGGAAGCGAGAACGAAACCGAGACCGCGGACGCGGCCGCGACGACCGAGACAGGGACGAAAACGGAGGAGACGGGGGCGGAGACGGAGCGATCGGCCGCCGAACCGACCGAAACGAACGCGGGCACGGACTGA